The Thermovirga sp. DNA segment TTCCCAATCCATGGCTTGGCCGTCGGTTTTCTGAATGAATCCGACGTGTGTGGCCGCCAATCCTCTTGACTGTTTGATGGCGTTGTCCCACTCTTTGGTTCTGCTAGGGGCTGAGATTTGGATGTGCCATTGCTTATATTTAATCTCGATCTGCCCACAACGCCACCAGCCCGCTGTCTTGTTGTCGTTGCTGATTGTTTCAACCGTTACGTCCTGATCACCGTAAAAGACAGGGAAAGCAAATACAACAAACTCAAGCCGAGCTCCAGCGCCAGAAGAGTGTGCAATATCGAGAGGTTCCTTCGAAGGTACCCAAGTTGACTGAGTACCGTCATTATCATAGTTGAAGCATTGAATTGGCTCTTGACCTGAGAACTGTATAAATGACGCCCCTTTTTTTTTGCACGCATAATATCGATTGATGCTATGCCTGTGAGCGATAGGTGTACTCGATCTTTTGGGTGAAGAATCTGAGTACCATGCACTTCGATCTGTTTCAACTTCATGAATTTTTTACCATCGGCATTTTCAAGTCAGAAATCTGCCTTGACTGATCCCAGATTGATCTGGATTCCAGGCTTTTGAAGAAACGCTTCCGGCAGTAACATCTCGTTCATTCATCTATCCCCTCAAGCAAGGCCGCGATCTCTTCCGGCTGGGACAGTTGCCCCTTCAATTCCCGCGGAAGAGTCCTGGTGATTTCGTAGGTGCCACGCCGATGGCCGGGCATCGCCCGCTTGTCGACCCAGCGATACGGGACGTCACTGTTGGTACCAGGGTACTTGCCTGTCTCGTCCACTGATAACCAGTGGTTTCCCATCTCGGCCATTTCTCTATGTCCTCACAGGCAATTGGTTTTTCATCACACCAGAGGCAACGACGAAGATGTTGGGCACAGCTTCCCCAACTTAAAATTTCCTTTAATATACTTTAGGCAGGATCCGGTTGTCAAACGCCTTAATCTGAATAAGGCCGCAAATGTCTGCTCACAGGCGTAACCACCGGTCACTGGCAACTTTCTCCACGTATGGAGGGCATGGCATCCCATAGGTCCAGGTTGGAATCGGGGTGCGCAGCCACCATCATCCGATGGTACATGCCGTGCCCATCGGACCGGAATCCTTCCAGCCCGTCGATGGGCGGAGGTCCCGTTGCAGGCCGGTGAAGGTAATCAGTTCTCCATTGGATCAGACGCAGTCCCGGTCGGACGGTCTAATCGTGGCGTGCCGATCCCCTGTCGTCTACGGACGTCGGCCAGGGGGGTGGGCTCCGGGCCAGTATTGGGCCTTCTGGCACTCCGATGGCCGGGAATCCGGCGTGGAGATGGCAGAGCTTACCCCATACCATGGCCGGTTCGATGCTGCGGCGAGCCTGGGGAAGAAACGTTGATGGTTCCAATAGTCCCGTTTCAGGAATCCCCGGATTTCGAAACAAGGGAAAAAGAAAACCCGTCACCTGGGAGAATGATCCCAGAGAGACGGGTTTATTTTTTCTAAATGGTGGAGGCGCGGGGAATCGAACCCCGGTCCGACAGGGGCCGACTACGAGTTTCTCCGTGCGCAGTCTCCGTTTTTATGTCGGTTCAGGCCTCCCGGAGACGGGATGCCCTCACCCCAGCCCTCTTGGGCTTGACCTCGCGTTCGAGAGCATCACGCGAGGGGCAGTCGCCATAGGTGACGTCCACTGGGAGTCCTGGCGACGGAAACCCCCAGGGACGTGGACGCTATTTAAGCGGCCAGTGCGTAATTTTCGTTGGCAATTATTGTTTGCGCCGTGTTTTACGAGTTCCGGCAACTCGGCACGCTGCCCGTAATCCTCCATCCTGCCGTCGAAACCTGTCGCCCCCATATTCAATTGTCAAACTTCTCGTTGCCGTCTTTCCTTGACGGCCTTTTCGATGTCCCTCCTGGCATCTCTCTCGGCAATCGCCTCTCGCTTGTCAAAACCCGTCTTACCTTTAACCAGGGCCAGTTCAACCTTGGCCCAACGGTTCTGCTTGAGGTAAACCGTCAAGGGAACAAGGGTCAGGCCCTTTTCCCTGGTCTTCGAGCCAAGGCGCCTTATCTCACCGGCATTCAGGAGGAGCTTCCGCGGCCGTAGCGGCTCATGGTTGTAATAGGTGCCCTGCTCAAAGGGAGAAATATGGACGTTGTAGAGCCACACCTCGGAACCCTGAACCTTCGCGTATCCATCCTTCAGGTTTATCTTCCCGGACCTGACCGATTTTATTTCCGTCCCGGTGAGGACCATCCCGGCCTCGACGGTTTCGATAATAAAATAATCATGCCGGGCCTTTCGATTTCTCGCCACGACCGAGTCTTCCATTATGCTCCCCCGCACCTGTAATTATAGGATCCCCATGATCAATAGTCAACTTTCGTCAGACTTTTTTAGCCCTATAAGGTCCCCATCAAAAAAAGGGATCCCCCCAAAGAACGGGATCCCCCTTCCCTCTTCTGGTCGGGGCGAGAGGATTTGAACCTCCGACCTCCTGCTCCCGAAGCAGGCGCGCTAACCAGGCTGCGCTACGCCCCGAACGACGGGCATTGTAGCACCTTCTCCGTAGCCCCGTCA contains these protein-coding regions:
- the smpB gene encoding SsrA-binding protein SmpB, which codes for MEDSVVARNRKARHDYFIIETVEAGMVLTGTEIKSVRSGKINLKDGYAKVQGSEVWLYNVHISPFEQGTYYNHEPLRPRKLLLNAGEIRRLGSKTREKGLTLVPLTVYLKQNRWAKVELALVKGKTGFDKREAIAERDARRDIEKAVKERRQREV